A single Brevundimonas sp. SL130 DNA region contains:
- a CDS encoding aminotransferase class V-fold PLP-dependent enzyme encodes MRAQFPILSRSVNGKPLVYLDNAASAQKPRAVIDALTATMEGGYANVHRGLHTLSNEATEAFEKAREIVARFLNAESPEQVVWTKGGTEAINLVANGLGLSIQPGDEIIVSEMEHHSNIVPWHLLRERRGAVLKWIPVLDDGSLDMAAYADLLSPKTRMVAVTHMSNVLGTINPVAEITRLAHAAGAQVLIDGCQGAVHATPDVQAIGCDFYVLTGHKLFAPTGIGVLYGKAEALEALPPYQGGGEMIETVEQDRVTYAKPPHRFEAGTPPILEAIGLGVALEWLAQYDRAAVQAHEHALYQHAIDRLQGQNWLRILGQAEGKGAILTFAVEGAHAHDVAQIMDRYGVAVRAGLHCAEPLSKRMGVTSSTRASFALYNTVEDADAFVDALIKARNFFV; translated from the coding sequence GTGCGAGCGCAGTTCCCGATCCTGTCGCGGTCGGTGAACGGCAAGCCGCTGGTCTATCTGGACAATGCGGCCTCGGCGCAGAAGCCGCGCGCGGTGATCGACGCCCTGACAGCGACGATGGAGGGCGGCTACGCCAACGTCCACCGCGGCCTGCACACCCTGTCGAACGAGGCGACCGAGGCGTTCGAGAAGGCGCGGGAGATCGTCGCCCGCTTCCTGAACGCCGAAAGCCCCGAACAGGTCGTCTGGACCAAGGGCGGCACCGAGGCGATCAACCTGGTGGCCAACGGGCTGGGCCTGTCCATCCAGCCGGGTGATGAGATCATCGTCTCGGAGATGGAGCACCATTCCAACATAGTGCCCTGGCACCTGCTGCGCGAGCGACGCGGGGCGGTGCTCAAATGGATCCCGGTGCTGGACGACGGGTCGCTGGACATGGCGGCTTACGCGGACCTGCTGTCGCCGAAGACGCGCATGGTCGCGGTCACCCATATGTCGAACGTGCTCGGCACCATCAATCCGGTGGCCGAGATCACGCGACTGGCGCATGCGGCCGGTGCTCAGGTGCTGATCGACGGGTGCCAGGGCGCGGTCCATGCGACGCCGGACGTGCAGGCCATCGGTTGCGACTTCTATGTCCTGACCGGCCACAAGCTGTTCGCCCCGACCGGCATCGGCGTCCTGTATGGCAAGGCCGAGGCGCTGGAGGCTCTGCCGCCCTATCAGGGCGGGGGCGAGATGATCGAGACGGTCGAACAGGACCGCGTGACCTACGCCAAGCCGCCGCATCGGTTCGAGGCGGGGACGCCGCCGATCCTGGAGGCCATCGGCCTGGGCGTGGCGCTGGAATGGCTGGCGCAATACGACCGGGCGGCGGTTCAGGCGCATGAGCATGCCCTTTACCAGCACGCCATTGATCGCCTTCAGGGTCAGAACTGGCTGCGGATCCTGGGGCAGGCGGAAGGGAAGGGCGCGATCCTGACCTTCGCCGTCGAGGGCGCCCACGCCCATGACGTCGCCCAGATCATGGACCGTTACGGCGTGGCCGTGCGGGCCGGACTGCACTGCGCCGAGCCGTTGTCGAAAAGAATGGGGGTGACGTCGAGCACCCGCGCCTCCTTCGCCCTATATAACACCGTGGAGGATGCCGACGCCTTCGTGGACGCGCTGATCAAGGCGCGGAACTTCTTCGTGTAA
- the sufD gene encoding Fe-S cluster assembly protein SufD, translating to MSAAFAIDLTDAATFPSRRDEAWKYSDLKRHLREAPALSGTAAVGAPGPFYALGGDAIVFANGRPVGVTDFIASGEQTLRLRYISDAVGTGHTASARVAARAGAKLLLLETHEGAGSAYVAHNTLELDVAAGAEVTRVVLVEEPEDAISIAEAHVKVEAGGVYRQTIVTTGAKLQRIETLISHHAQGAQVQADGLYLLNGSRHADLTSVVRHVEHDGATSQLIKGVARDTARGVFQGKIVVERGADGTDARMGHHALIASERAEIDAKPELIIYADDVQCAHGNTVGTLDESALFYMEQRGIPAEEARALLTQAFLIEVIDRIEHEGAREVAREWLTARL from the coding sequence GTGAGCGCGGCCTTCGCCATCGACCTGACCGACGCCGCCACATTCCCGTCGCGGCGAGATGAGGCGTGGAAATACAGCGACCTGAAGCGTCATCTGCGTGAGGCGCCCGCGCTGTCGGGCACGGCGGCTGTGGGCGCGCCGGGGCCGTTTTACGCCCTGGGTGGAGACGCCATCGTCTTCGCCAATGGGCGACCGGTGGGCGTGACCGACTTCATCGCCTCGGGCGAGCAGACGCTGCGGCTGCGCTACATCTCTGACGCCGTCGGCACGGGCCACACGGCGAGCGCGCGGGTGGCGGCGCGGGCGGGCGCCAAACTGTTATTGCTGGAGACGCATGAGGGCGCCGGCTCGGCCTATGTCGCTCATAATACGCTGGAGCTGGACGTGGCGGCCGGGGCTGAGGTGACGCGCGTCGTCCTGGTCGAGGAGCCGGAAGACGCGATTTCCATCGCCGAAGCCCATGTGAAGGTCGAGGCCGGAGGCGTCTATCGCCAGACCATCGTCACGACCGGGGCCAAGCTGCAACGGATCGAGACGCTGATCAGCCACCATGCCCAAGGCGCGCAGGTCCAGGCCGACGGGCTGTATCTGCTGAACGGATCGCGCCACGCGGACCTGACCAGCGTGGTTCGCCACGTTGAGCACGACGGCGCGACCTCGCAACTGATCAAGGGCGTGGCCCGCGATACGGCGCGCGGCGTCTTTCAGGGCAAGATCGTGGTCGAGCGCGGGGCCGACGGCACGGACGCGCGGATGGGGCACCACGCCCTGATCGCCAGCGAACGGGCCGAGATCGACGCCAAGCCGGAACTGATCATCTATGCCGACGACGTGCAGTGCGCGCATGGCAATACGGTGGGGACGCTGGACGAGAGCGCCCTGTTCTACATGGAGCAGCGCGGCATTCCGGCCGAGGAAGCCCGCGCCCTGCTGACCCAGGCCTTCCTGATCGAGGTCATCGACCGGATCGAACATGAGGGCGCGAGAGAGGTGGCGCGAGAATGGCTGACGGCTCGGTTGTGA
- the sufC gene encoding Fe-S cluster assembly ATPase SufC, with protein MLSISNLHVSVGEKPILKGLTLDVPAGEVHAIMGPNGAGKSTLGYALSGRPGYEATEGAVEWAGEDLLALDPAERAAKGVFLSFQYPIEIPGVPALTFVRTALNAQKRARGEEEVAAPAFLKLVREASKALKMDFDMLKRPLNVGFSGGEKKRMEILQMALLEPSLLILDETDSGLDIDALRIVSEGVNALRRPDRAMLVITHYQRLLDYIKPDRVHVLAGGRIVASGGPELALQLEAEGYDKYLPPVLEGAA; from the coding sequence ATGCTCTCCATTTCCAACCTCCACGTCTCCGTCGGCGAAAAGCCGATCCTCAAGGGGCTGACGCTCGACGTTCCGGCCGGCGAGGTGCACGCCATCATGGGGCCGAACGGGGCCGGGAAGTCGACGCTGGGTTACGCCCTGTCGGGCCGGCCGGGCTATGAGGCGACCGAGGGCGCGGTCGAATGGGCGGGCGAGGACCTGCTGGCGCTGGACCCGGCCGAACGCGCGGCCAAGGGCGTCTTCCTGTCCTTCCAGTATCCGATTGAAATCCCCGGCGTGCCGGCCCTGACCTTTGTGCGGACGGCGCTGAACGCCCAGAAGCGTGCGCGGGGCGAGGAGGAGGTGGCGGCGCCGGCCTTCCTGAAGCTGGTCCGCGAGGCGTCCAAGGCGCTGAAGATGGACTTCGACATGCTGAAACGGCCGCTGAACGTCGGCTTCTCCGGCGGCGAGAAGAAACGGATGGAGATCCTGCAGATGGCCCTGCTGGAGCCGTCGCTGCTGATCCTCGACGAGACCGATTCCGGCCTGGACATCGACGCCTTGCGGATCGTGTCGGAGGGGGTGAACGCCCTGCGCCGCCCGGACCGAGCCATGCTGGTCATCACCCACTATCAGCGGCTGCTGGACTATATCAAACCGGACCGGGTCCATGTGTTGGCCGGCGGCCGGATCGTGGCCTCGGGCGGGCCGGAGCTGGCGTTGCAGCTGGAGGCGGAGGGGTATGACAAATACCTGCCGCCGGTGCTTGAGGGCGCGGCGTGA
- a CDS encoding type II toxin-antitoxin system RelE/ParE family toxin: MKDFEWSEPALTAFSDFLDHLDAHGHAIADKAETEIKATLWRLAEYPHQGHLSRWPGLLEWSAADWKKIIVYRERPDGIRIIAFYDARQDLSAVHPTPND; encoded by the coding sequence GTGAAGGATTTCGAATGGTCTGAGCCCGCGCTGACGGCCTTCTCCGATTTCCTCGATCATCTTGACGCGCACGGTCATGCAATTGCGGACAAGGCGGAAACGGAGATCAAAGCCACGCTCTGGCGTCTGGCCGAGTATCCTCATCAAGGTCATCTGTCCCGCTGGCCTGGGCTTCTCGAATGGAGCGCAGCCGACTGGAAGAAGATCATCGTCTATCGCGAACGCCCGGACGGCATTCGCATCATCGCTTTCTACGACGCTCGACAGGATTTGAGCGCCGTTCATCCCACTCCGAACGACTGA
- the sufB gene encoding Fe-S cluster assembly protein SufB, which translates to MAAVKETIDAVAALEKYAHGFTSDIEQEFAPRGLNADIVRFISEKKGEPEWMLEWRLAAYERWLAMEEPTWAAVKYEPVDYQSLFYYAAPKQKEGPKSLDEVDPEILEIYKKLGIPLKEQEVLAGVQGAPRVAVDAVFDSVSVVTTFKEELAKVGVIFMPISEALREYPELVRQYLGSVVPVSDNYFAALNSAVFSDGSFVYIPPGVRCPMELSTYFRINASQTGQFERTLIIADKGSYVSYLEGCTAPMRDENQLHAAVVEIVALDDAEVKYSTVQNWYPGDAEGKGGIYNFVTKRADCRGDRSKVSWTQVETGSAVTWKYPSCILKGDDSSGEFYSIAITNGHQQADTGTKMIHLGKNTKSRIIAKAVSAGKSDSTYRGLVSVHPKATGVRNFTQCDSLLIGKECGSHTIPYIEARNGSAQLEHEATTTRLSDDQLFYAQQRGLSQEEAVALLVNGFVRDVMQKLPMEFAVEAQKLVAISLEGSVG; encoded by the coding sequence ATGGCCGCCGTCAAGGAAACCATCGACGCCGTCGCCGCGCTGGAGAAATACGCGCACGGCTTTACGTCAGACATCGAGCAGGAGTTCGCGCCGCGCGGCCTGAACGCCGACATCGTGCGCTTCATCTCCGAGAAGAAGGGCGAGCCGGAGTGGATGCTGGAATGGCGCCTAGCCGCCTATGAGCGCTGGCTGGCGATGGAGGAACCGACCTGGGCGGCGGTGAAGTACGAGCCGGTCGATTACCAGTCGCTGTTCTACTATGCCGCGCCCAAGCAGAAGGAGGGGCCAAAGTCGCTGGACGAGGTCGATCCCGAGATCCTGGAAATCTACAAGAAGCTGGGCATCCCGCTGAAAGAGCAGGAGGTGTTGGCGGGGGTGCAGGGGGCGCCACGCGTGGCCGTGGACGCCGTGTTCGACAGCGTCTCGGTGGTCACCACCTTCAAGGAGGAACTGGCCAAGGTCGGCGTGATCTTCATGCCGATTTCTGAAGCCCTGCGCGAATATCCTGAGCTGGTGCGGCAATATCTGGGGTCGGTGGTGCCGGTCTCGGACAACTATTTTGCGGCCCTGAACAGCGCGGTCTTTTCGGATGGATCGTTCGTCTACATCCCGCCGGGCGTGCGCTGCCCGATGGAGCTGTCGACCTATTTCCGCATCAATGCGAGCCAGACGGGCCAGTTCGAGCGGACCCTGATCATCGCCGACAAGGGCAGCTACGTCTCGTACCTTGAGGGCTGCACCGCGCCGATGCGCGACGAGAACCAGCTGCATGCGGCCGTGGTCGAGATCGTGGCCCTGGACGACGCCGAGGTAAAATATTCGACGGTCCAGAACTGGTACCCCGGCGACGCCGAGGGCAAGGGCGGCATCTACAACTTCGTCACCAAACGGGCCGACTGCCGGGGCGATCGCTCCAAAGTCAGCTGGACCCAGGTCGAGACCGGTTCGGCCGTCACCTGGAAATATCCGTCCTGCATCCTGAAGGGCGACGACAGCTCGGGCGAGTTCTATTCCATCGCCATCACCAACGGACATCAGCAGGCCGACACCGGCACCAAGATGATCCACCTGGGCAAGAACACCAAGTCGCGGATCATCGCCAAGGCGGTGTCTGCGGGGAAATCGGACTCGACCTATCGCGGGTTGGTCTCGGTGCATCCGAAGGCGACGGGGGTGCGGAACTTCACCCAATGCGACAGCCTGCTGATCGGCAAGGAGTGCGGCTCGCACACCATCCCCTATATCGAGGCCCGCAACGGCTCGGCCCAGCTGGAGCATGAGGCGACGACGACGCGGTTGAGCGACGACCAGCTGTTCTACGCCCAGCAGCGCGGGCTTTCGCAGGAAGAGGCGGTGGCCCTGCTGGTCAACGGCTTCGTCCGCGACGTGATGCAGAAGCTCCCGATGGAGTTCGCGGTTGAAGCGCAGAAGCTGGTGGCGATCAGTCTTGAGGGGAGCGTGGGGTGA
- a CDS encoding cysteine desulfurase family protein, whose amino-acid sequence MTSVYLDYNASGLVRPEVLEIMAKALADNGNPSAVHAAGRRARARVETARAQVGELVGADPTAVVFNSGGTEANAQAIASALAAGCERLIVSATEHPCVAETAANAGAPVEVLPVDADGVVDLAWLAEALTRRGRAVVAIHHANNESGVIQPVVEAAALVRAAGGWLHIDAIQSAGKISVDMRILDADSLTLSAHKLGGPQGVGALVFKEGVSGVRILHGAGQERGLRAGTENVPGIAGFGVAADCAARDLETMASHVCWRDSAEAKVKAAGATVIGADVARLPNTLFMAVEGWDSPQQLITLDLAGVMVSAGSACSSGKVKPSKTISAMGLNALATGGVRVSGGWGTTESDWVRFADAWIAAYDKHKTRAAERVREVA is encoded by the coding sequence ATGACCAGCGTCTATCTGGACTACAACGCCTCGGGCCTGGTGCGGCCGGAAGTGTTGGAGATCATGGCTAAGGCCCTAGCTGACAACGGCAATCCGTCAGCGGTCCATGCGGCCGGGCGGCGCGCACGAGCGCGGGTCGAGACGGCGCGGGCCCAGGTGGGCGAACTGGTCGGCGCCGATCCAACCGCTGTGGTGTTCAACAGCGGCGGAACCGAAGCCAATGCGCAGGCGATCGCCAGCGCCCTGGCCGCCGGATGCGAGCGGCTGATCGTTTCGGCGACCGAGCACCCATGCGTGGCCGAGACGGCGGCGAATGCGGGAGCGCCCGTCGAGGTGCTGCCGGTCGATGCCGACGGCGTGGTTGATCTGGCTTGGTTGGCCGAGGCCTTGACGCGTCGGGGGCGGGCCGTGGTCGCCATTCATCATGCGAACAACGAGAGCGGCGTGATCCAGCCCGTGGTCGAGGCCGCCGCTCTGGTGCGCGCGGCCGGAGGCTGGCTGCACATCGACGCCATACAGTCGGCGGGCAAGATTTCGGTCGATATGCGGATTCTGGACGCGGATAGCCTGACCCTGTCGGCGCACAAGCTGGGCGGGCCGCAAGGCGTCGGGGCGTTGGTCTTCAAGGAGGGCGTGTCGGGCGTGCGCATCCTGCACGGAGCGGGGCAGGAGCGGGGGCTGCGCGCCGGGACCGAGAATGTTCCGGGCATCGCCGGGTTCGGCGTGGCCGCCGACTGCGCCGCGCGGGACCTGGAGACGATGGCTTCGCATGTCTGCTGGCGCGATTCCGCCGAGGCCAAGGTTAAGGCCGCCGGGGCGACCGTGATCGGCGCTGACGTGGCGCGCCTGCCCAACACCCTGTTCATGGCGGTCGAGGGTTGGGACAGTCCTCAACAGTTGATTACGCTCGATCTGGCTGGGGTCATGGTGTCGGCGGGCTCGGCCTGTTCGTCGGGCAAGGTCAAGCCGTCTAAGACCATCAGCGCCATGGGATTGAACGCTCTGGCCACCGGGGGCGTGCGCGTTTCCGGCGGCTGGGGCACGACAGAAAGCGACTGGGTGCGGTTCGCCGACGCCTGGATCGCCGCCTACGACAAGCACAAGACACGCGCCGCAGAGCGCGTGAGAGAGGTCGCCTGA
- a CDS encoding Rrf2 family transcriptional regulator, producing MRLSTKGRYAVMAMADLAKNGRGESGEIRAVSLAEIAARQEISLSYLEQLFARLRKSGLVKSVRGPGGGYRLAKAAQETVVAEIVLAVDEPIRATRCVAHGSPKGCMLAGERCITHELWEDLGDEIHRYLAGVSLEDVVLNRTGQRRRNVEPSQAVGVAA from the coding sequence ATGCGTCTGTCGACCAAGGGACGATACGCCGTGATGGCGATGGCCGATCTGGCGAAGAACGGACGCGGCGAGAGCGGCGAAATCCGGGCGGTTTCGCTGGCTGAAATCGCCGCGCGCCAGGAGATTTCGCTGAGCTATTTGGAGCAGTTGTTCGCCCGTCTGCGCAAGAGCGGCCTGGTCAAGAGCGTGCGCGGACCCGGCGGTGGCTATCGTTTGGCCAAGGCGGCGCAAGAGACGGTGGTGGCCGAAATCGTGCTGGCGGTGGACGAGCCGATCCGGGCGACGCGCTGCGTGGCCCACGGATCGCCCAAGGGCTGTATGCTGGCGGGCGAGCGCTGCATCACCCATGAACTGTGGGAAGACCTGGGCGACGAAATTCATCGTTATCTGGCGGGTGTGTCGCTGGAGGATGTGGTCCTGAACCGCACGGGGCAGCGGCGACGCAATGTCGAACCTTCGCAGGCTGTGGGGGTGGCGGCATGA
- a CDS encoding alpha/beta hydrolase, giving the protein MPEVILPGASGRIEGRYSPGKRPNAPIALILHPHPKAGGHMNNPVAVTLHQLFQQRGFATLRYNSRGVGKSQGEFDSGIGELADAATALDWLQSNNPGASQTWVGGYQFGAYIGMQLLMRRPETDGFISVSPPSNMYDFSFLAPCPASGLFLHGTADTIVPPVEVERVVNKLRTQKGIIIDYELEEGASHFWQDHMSAVERRVGAYLDKRLEEKPA; this is encoded by the coding sequence ATGCCTGAAGTCATCCTGCCCGGCGCCTCCGGTCGCATCGAAGGCCGCTATTCCCCGGGCAAACGCCCGAACGCGCCGATCGCGTTGATTCTGCACCCACACCCCAAGGCGGGCGGGCATATGAACAACCCGGTCGCGGTCACCCTGCACCAGCTGTTCCAGCAGCGCGGCTTCGCCACCCTGCGCTATAATTCGCGCGGCGTCGGCAAGTCTCAGGGCGAGTTCGATTCCGGCATCGGCGAGCTGGCCGACGCGGCTACGGCGCTGGACTGGCTTCAGTCGAACAACCCCGGCGCCAGCCAGACCTGGGTCGGCGGTTACCAATTCGGGGCCTATATCGGCATGCAACTCCTGATGAGACGGCCGGAGACGGACGGCTTCATCTCGGTCTCGCCGCCGTCGAACATGTACGACTTCAGCTTCCTGGCCCCCTGCCCGGCGTCTGGCCTGTTCCTGCACGGCACGGCCGACACCATCGTGCCCCCGGTCGAGGTCGAGCGCGTGGTCAACAAGCTGCGCACCCAGAAGGGCATCATCATCGACTACGAACTGGAAGAGGGCGCCAGCCACTTCTGGCAGGACCATATGAGCGCCGTCGAACGCCGTGTCGGGGCCTATCTCGACAAGCGTCTGGAAGAAAAGCCGGCCTGA
- a CDS encoding NAD(P)/FAD-dependent oxidoreductase: MQHDIVIIGGGAGGLELAARLGRKFGPREGRRRVLLIDRSIFHLWKPSLHEVAAGSMDSHQEGLSYPVLARRNHFSFAFGDLTGLDPTRKTLTLGEIRDQDGVVLVKPRTLSFNTLVLAIGSGSNLFNTPGAAVHAHLLEDVADAEAFNKRLTAAFLAAAYSDERTLNIAIVGAGATGVELSTELIEGHDELSAGLAPDQKFDLNVTIVEAAPRILGGLPETVSAKAAHALKAKGVRLLTDAKVSAVYNDRLDTSKGPVPAGLIVWAAGVKAAESNRDLGLTTGRINQFVVDDHLRASTPDVYAMGDCAEAPGPDGRPVPARAQAAAQQAAYLAKALSDPSRDPGPYVYRDKGSLVSLGGDRGVGSLMGNLGGPDFLIEGLIAKWAYMALHLEHHRAILGVRRTALLALSRLLHRRVSGRLKLH; the protein is encoded by the coding sequence ATGCAGCACGACATCGTCATCATCGGCGGCGGCGCTGGCGGGCTTGAGCTCGCCGCCCGCCTGGGCCGGAAGTTCGGCCCGCGCGAGGGCCGTCGGCGCGTTTTGCTGATCGACCGCTCCATCTTCCATCTTTGGAAGCCCAGCCTGCACGAGGTGGCTGCGGGCTCCATGGACAGCCACCAGGAGGGTCTGTCCTATCCGGTCCTGGCCCGCCGCAATCATTTCAGCTTCGCCTTCGGCGATCTGACGGGTCTCGACCCCACCCGCAAAACCCTCACCTTAGGCGAAATCCGGGATCAGGACGGCGTGGTCCTGGTCAAGCCCCGCACCTTGTCGTTCAACACTCTGGTTCTGGCCATCGGCAGCGGGTCGAACCTGTTCAACACGCCCGGCGCCGCCGTACATGCGCATCTGCTGGAAGACGTCGCCGACGCCGAAGCCTTCAACAAGCGACTGACCGCAGCCTTCCTCGCCGCCGCCTACTCCGATGAGCGGACATTGAACATCGCCATCGTCGGCGCGGGCGCCACCGGCGTGGAACTGTCGACCGAGTTGATCGAAGGTCACGACGAACTGTCCGCCGGCCTGGCCCCGGACCAGAAATTCGACCTCAACGTCACCATCGTCGAGGCCGCGCCCCGCATCCTGGGCGGCCTGCCCGAAACCGTCTCGGCCAAGGCGGCTCACGCCTTGAAGGCCAAGGGCGTGCGGCTGCTGACGGACGCCAAGGTGAGCGCCGTCTACAACGACCGACTGGACACGTCCAAGGGCCCGGTCCCAGCCGGCCTGATCGTCTGGGCGGCCGGGGTGAAGGCGGCGGAATCCAATCGTGATCTCGGCTTGACGACCGGCCGCATCAACCAGTTCGTCGTGGACGACCACCTGCGCGCCTCGACGCCCGACGTCTACGCCATGGGCGACTGCGCCGAGGCGCCGGGCCCTGATGGCCGCCCGGTCCCCGCCAGAGCCCAGGCTGCGGCCCAGCAGGCCGCCTATCTGGCCAAGGCCCTGTCCGATCCGTCACGCGATCCCGGCCCCTATGTCTATCGCGACAAGGGTTCGTTGGTGTCCCTGGGCGGCGACCGAGGCGTCGGCTCGCTTATGGGCAATCTCGGCGGCCCCGACTTTCTGATCGAAGGCCTGATCGCCAAATGGGCCTATATGGCCCTGCACCTGGAGCATCACCGCGCCATTCTGGGCGTACGCCGCACCGCCCTGCTGGCCTTGTCCCGCCTGCTGCACCGTCGCGTCTCCGGACGTCTGAAGCTGCACTAG
- a CDS encoding Na+/H+ antiporter: protein MHLIETVLLLLLAVVVSGSVARITRIALPLVQIGLGAAIVLATGTTVDLEPDIFFLLFLPPLLFLDGWRIPKEALFRDRAVILELALGLVLFTVVGLGFLIWWMIPEMPLPVAFALAAILSPTDPIAVKAIAARAPIPKRLMHILEGESLLNDATGLTCMRIAVAAATTGAFSVGGALGTFAWLALVGVAVGVLVTMAISSAKAFVSRRWGEDVGAQILISLLIPFAAYLVAEELQASGILAAVSAGVTMSFTERGGGIGGQSLAMTRIRRGVVWDTVQFVANGIIFVILGEQMPSILARAAEVVRGTSRPEIWWLAIYVFAIVAALAALRFAWVWTSLKLTLFRRRHRGPPAKVGLRLTMVMSLAGVRGAITLAGILTLPFVLADGSPMLSRNLAIFLAAGVIIVSLLVATFALPRLMKGVELPPEPSQERETDRGRVAAASAALRAVEDVSHAMAEGKTNPDLYSDIASRIMEVYRRRIETHTRTDEDDAVLARKIDDVERRLWLAGLAAERDELTRMARSRQLDEVTARRMIREVDLQELRYL, encoded by the coding sequence ATGCACCTGATCGAGACCGTCCTGCTTCTGCTTCTGGCTGTTGTGGTGTCGGGCTCGGTCGCACGGATCACGCGCATCGCCCTGCCGCTGGTGCAGATCGGGCTGGGGGCCGCCATCGTCCTGGCGACGGGGACGACGGTGGATCTGGAGCCGGATATCTTCTTCCTGCTGTTCCTGCCGCCTCTGCTGTTTCTCGACGGATGGCGGATCCCCAAGGAAGCCCTGTTCCGTGACCGGGCGGTGATCCTGGAGCTGGCCCTGGGCCTGGTGTTGTTCACCGTGGTCGGGCTGGGCTTCCTGATCTGGTGGATGATCCCCGAGATGCCCTTGCCGGTGGCCTTCGCCCTGGCCGCCATCCTGTCGCCGACCGACCCGATTGCGGTCAAGGCCATCGCCGCGCGAGCCCCGATCCCGAAGCGGCTCATGCACATTCTCGAGGGCGAATCGTTACTGAACGACGCGACCGGCCTGACCTGTATGCGGATTGCGGTGGCGGCGGCGACTACGGGCGCCTTTTCGGTCGGCGGCGCCTTGGGGACCTTTGCCTGGTTGGCGCTGGTGGGTGTCGCGGTCGGGGTTCTGGTGACCATGGCCATCAGCTCGGCCAAGGCCTTCGTCAGTCGTCGCTGGGGCGAGGATGTCGGGGCGCAGATTTTGATCAGCCTGCTGATCCCGTTCGCGGCCTATCTGGTCGCCGAAGAATTGCAGGCTTCCGGCATTCTGGCGGCGGTGTCGGCGGGCGTGACCATGAGTTTCACCGAGCGAGGCGGCGGCATAGGCGGCCAGTCCCTGGCCATGACCCGCATCCGCCGCGGCGTGGTGTGGGACACGGTTCAGTTCGTCGCCAACGGCATCATCTTTGTCATTCTGGGCGAACAGATGCCGTCGATCCTGGCGCGGGCGGCGGAGGTGGTGCGGGGGACCAGTCGGCCGGAAATCTGGTGGCTGGCCATCTATGTCTTCGCCATTGTCGCCGCCCTGGCCGCCTTGCGGTTTGCCTGGGTGTGGACCTCGCTGAAGCTGACCCTGTTCCGGCGGCGTCATCGCGGGCCGCCGGCCAAGGTGGGGCTGCGGCTGACGATGGTGATGTCGCTCGCCGGCGTGCGGGGGGCGATCACCTTGGCGGGGATTCTGACCCTGCCGTTCGTCCTGGCGGACGGATCGCCGATGCTGTCGCGCAATCTGGCGATCTTCCTGGCCGCGGGGGTGATCATCGTGTCGTTGTTGGTCGCCACCTTCGCCCTGCCGCGTCTGATGAAGGGGGTCGAGCTGCCGCCCGAGCCGTCGCAGGAACGGGAGACGGATCGCGGTCGCGTTGCGGCCGCCTCAGCCGCCCTGCGCGCTGTCGAGGACGTGTCCCACGCCATGGCCGAGGGCAAGACCAACCCCGACCTCTATTCCGACATCGCCAGCCGGATCATGGAGGTCTATCGCCGACGCATCGAGACCCACACCCGCACGGACGAAGACGACGCCGTGCTGGCGCGCAAGATCGACGACGTGGAGCGTCGGCTCTGGCTGGCCGGCCTGGCGGCGGAACGGGATGAACTGACCCGCATGGCGCGGTCGCGTCAGCTGGACGAAGTGACGGCGCGCCGGATGATCCGCGAGGTCGATCTGCAGGAGCTGCGCTACCTCTGA